In bacterium, the genomic window TAGGGTTATTGAAAGCTTCTTGAGGCGTCGTATTTACGTAAAGTATCTGGAAGTAGGAAAAGCTTTCTCCGTCATCCACCTCAACAGGACTCATCCATACATCTTTATCTTCGTCTAAGTCCAGCTGGCAACCATAGAAGTGCGTCACGCCTTGATCTTGTAATAACACGAGGCGGCTTAAAGATTCACGATAGGTATCGTTAATTGCGGGAGCGCCAGGAATTGGATGTTCATCAAATTCAGCAATCCCAGGAAGGAAAACCTCGCTACTCATGACTAATTTATAACATATTAGAGTGTGTAATGCAAGGATTTAACCTTGTAATTGTGTCTGGAGCAATTGAATTTTCTCAGAATCTTTCAGATGTAAGTGGCACGAGTCTAAGAAATGATAATAGTTACCAACCGGTCTGCCTATTCGTTCAGCTATGTAATGTTGCAAGGAGATAAATTCAAGCATGTTCATCAATAATTTTTTATATGCATCTGAGGAGTTAGCGTGAACGTGCAACTCCAGCTTTCCATGCTTAATGCGCGCCCAGATTATTTGGGTGCAAGGCGAAACTTTTTGACCTTGATCAATGTTTTTATCCCACATTGATATCTGCGCTTCACCGACTGGGCGTTCTGCATTTAGATTTGCAATCAAGAACTCTATTTGTGAATTTGGCTCGTCAAAGGCACGATGGTAGTAAAGTTTTGTCCAATCATGAACGACACTGTCTTCGTTCTCGCCTGTATAGATGTATCTATTGATTACATCTAGGTCGGCTTGTGCCGTTGGGAATCGTGCGTCCGCCTCTATGACCTGGGGGTCAGTAATTTCTATGAGCGTAGTTTCATCACGCAGGTACTTTTCATTACCTGTAGCATCGCCTTCTTCAAGAAGAGCCGTAAATGTGCTGATCCAAGCTTCGTTTGCAGTTGTTGCAGTAATATTAATCATTTAGGTATTTTATCACGTTCTAACAGATAAGATTTGCATGATACCATGAGTAGATGAAACTCTTGATTACCGGCAGACCAAAAAGCGGAAAGAGCACCATATTAAGCGAGCTAGTTGCCGGCGTTTCTCCTCGGCGTGGTTTTATAACAAAAGAATTGGTCAAAGACCATCACAGAATAGGGTTTGTTGTAGAGGATATGAACGGTCTAAGTGCGGTTTTGGCTCAAACACAGAACCCTACAAGCCTGCAAGTCGGGCGTTTTTATATTCACCC contains:
- a CDS encoding thymidylate synthase — translated: MINITATTANEAWISTFTALLEEGDATGNEKYLRDETTLIEITDPQVIEADARFPTAQADLDVINRYIYTGENEDSVVHDWTKLYYHRAFDEPNSQIEFLIANLNAERPVGEAQISMWDKNIDQGQKVSPCTQIIWARIKHGKLELHVHANSSDAYKKLLMNMLEFISLQHYIAERIGRPVGNYYHFLDSCHLHLKDSEKIQLLQTQLQG